In the genome of Thermus caldifontis, the window TGCGAGGCCTGCGGCGGCCAGGGGGGGAGGCGGGTGGTCTGCCCCACCTGCGGGGGCAAGGGCGTGCTGGAAAGCTACCGTCAGGGCCTCTTCGGCGCCTTCGTCACCCGCTCCACCTGCCCCCACTGCAAGGGGCAGGGCCACCTCCTGGCGGAAACCTGTCCCACCTGCCGGGGCCGGGGCCGGGTGGCGCGGGAGGAAAGGGTCCGGGTGAGAATCCCCCCGGGCATGGACGAGACCCACCTCCTGCGGGTACCGGGCTACGGCAACCTGGCCCCTGGGGGCCTCGGGGACCTGTACGTGCGCCTGAAAATCCGCCCCCACCCCCACCTGGAGCGGGAAGGGGCCGACCTCATCTACCGGCTGAAAATCGGCCTGGCCCAGGCGGCCTTGGGCGCCCGGGTGGAGATCCCCGGGCTTTCGGGCCCCATCCCCCTGGAGATCCCTCCGGGCACGGGGCACGGGGAGGTCTTTGAACTCCCCGGGGAAGGCCTCCCCTACCCGGGGGAGCCCAGGCGGGGAGCCCTTCGGGTGGTGGTGGAGCTTTCCGTGCCCAGACACCTGAGCCCCAGGGCCAAGGAACTCCTTCGGGCCTACGCTAAGGAGGTGGGGGAGGAGGTGGCCCCCGAAGGCTTCTTTGAAAGGCTAAGGGGGTTCTTCCGCAAGTAGGCCCTTCGTGGTATAGTGAGGCATTCCGGGTCGCTATAGGGTGGCCCCTTGGGTCTAAAGCAACCCCTAAGGCCCCGGATACGAGCCCAAGGGCTCGGAAGAGAAGGAGCGGTATGCAGAAGGGTCGGGTCAAGTGGTTCAATGCGGAGAAGGGCTACGGCTTCATTGAGCGCGAGGGCGACACCGATGTGTTCGTCCACTTCAGCGCCATCAACGCCAAGGGGTTCCGCACCCTGAACGAGGGCGACATCGTCACCTTTGACGTGGAGCCGGGCAAGAACGGCAAGGGCCCCCAGGCGGTGAACGTCACCGTGGTGGAGCCGGCCCGCAGGTAAAGGGCAATGGGAACCGCCGTGGGGAAGACCCACGGCGCTTCCTTTTTGGCCAACCTATCATACCCTCTCCTCCTGTTTCGTTCTCTAAGCCGCAACGAGATGATGTCTACCCGAGGCCCTTTCCGGGGCCCCCACCCTGGCGCAAGCCAGGGTGGGGTGGCATCACCCCATTCTCAGGCCAAGGCCGGTAGCATGGGAAGGATGCGGACCCTTAACCTGAGCCTACGCCCCCTGCTCCCTGCAGACGCACCCCTCCTCCACCAACTTTTCCTGCGAAGCCCAGGGTACTTCGCCTTGATCGGTATGGAACCCCCGGCCCTGGAGGACGTGGTCCGGGACCTGGCCACCCTGGAGAAGGACGACCGCCGCCGGGCCTTCCTCCTCTTCCTGGAGGAGGAGGTGGTGGGCTACCTGGACTACAAGCTCCACTACCCCGAGCCCGAGGACGCCACCCTAAGCCTCCTCCTCATCCGGGAAGACCGCCAGGGCCAGGGCCTGGGGCGGAGGACCCTGGAGCATCTCCTAAACCACCTGACGGGGGCCGAGCGGCTTTATGCGGTGGTCTACGGCAACAACGCCCGGGCCAAGGACTTCTTCCGGGCCCAGGGCTTCCGCCACGTGAAAGACGGGGGCCCCACCCTGAGCTGGTACGTGCGGGAGTTATAAACAAAACCCCGCCAAGGTTCCCACCCTGGCGAGGGTCCCAAGCCTCCTGGGCCGAAGGTTGACCCCTTAGCCCAGCCCGGCCAGCTTGCGGTTTTTCTCAATGTAGGACTTCCACTGCTCGGGAACATCCTCCTCGGGGAAGATGGCGTTCACCGGGCAGGCGGGCACACAGGCCCCGCAGTCAATGCACTCCTCGGGGTGGATGTAGAACTGGTCCCCCCCGTCGTAGATGCACTCCACGGGGCAGACCTCCACGCAGGACTGGTCCTTTACGCCGATGCAGGGTTCACAGATCACGTGCGGCATCCTTCACCTCCCGAGCTACCGCTCCCCCCTATTTTAGGGCAGCAGGCCCTTTGTCAACCGCTTAGGCCCCCAGGTGCCGGAAGAAGGCCTCCCGGGAAATGGCCCCCAGGACCTCCTCCCCCCTCACCACCAGGACCAGGGGTTGACGCAGGAAAAGGGGGGAAAGCTCGCTCACCGCCACCTCGGCCTCCACGCTGGGCACCTCCTCTAAGGGCAGGATGTGGTCGGAAAGGCCCAGAAGCCCCACCGGACGCCCCTCGTGCACCAAAAGGGCCACCCCCCGGCCCTCGTAGACCTCCAGGGCCTCCACCTGGGGCAAAGGCTTCGCCAGGCGGCGGGCTGGGGTGGGCCAGATGAGCCCAGCGGTGAGCAAGGTGGTGCAGGGCACCCGCACCGCCTTCTTGGCCACGTAGAGGGCAAAGGTGAAGAAGAGGAGAAACCCTAGCCCCTCTAGGAGGCCGGCAAGGTTAAAGCTCTCCCACCCCAGCCTGCCCCCGCCCCCCAGGAGGGAGTGGAGGAGGTAGGAAAAAAGAAGGCCCAGCACCAAGGCAGCCAAATAGGCGAAAAGCCCGGCCAGGCGGAGTTCCTTCACCGTGCGCATGGGCTTAGCTTACCAGGTCCTCCTCCCGGTCCACGTCCACCCCCACCTCGGGGTAAGGGGTGATGAGCGCCCTGGCCTCCACCCCCAGGATCCTCCTGGCCCTCTCCTCCAGCTCAGGAAGGGTAAGCCGGCCCAGGAGAAGCTTAAGGAGGATATCCAGACCGATGAGCCGGGCCAGGGCCCAAGGCTTCTTCCTCAGGGCCACCACCTTTTGCGCCAGGGGTAGGGCCTGGAAGAAGAGCTCCTTTTGCAAAAGCAAAAGGTTTCCCCCGGTGAAGACCCCCTCCTTAAGCCGGGCGTAGGTGCGCCGGGTATGGGGAAAGCGGGCCTCCACCGCCTCCTTGGGCACGATGGGGTAGACCAGAGCCGCCTCCGGGGCCTTTTCCAGCACATAGCGCACCGCCTCTGGGCTCAGGTGGGGGATGTCCGCGGTGGCCACCAGGACCCGGCCCTCCACGTGCTCAAGGGCCGCCTCCAGATTGCCAAGAAGACTTCCCCCATCGGGCAGGGTAAGGCGGGGGGAGGGGGTTAGCCCCGGGTTCTCCCCCACGTAGATGGCGGATAGCCCCGCCTCCTTCAAGGCGGCAAGCACCCACTCCGCCATGGGCCTTCCCCGATAGGGCACCAGGGCCTTGCTCCTTACCCCGTACTTGCTGGCCCAAGCCTCCTCGCCGCCTCCTAAGACGATGGCCTCCACGCCCCTATGCTAACGGCTTATCCTTTGGGCATGGTCCGCTGGTTGGCGCCTTTGGGCCTCTTTCTCCTTTGGGCCCTCACCCTCTACGCCTATCCCCATCGGCCATCCACCATCCCCGCCCACTGGAACGCCCAAGGGGAGGTCATACCACCCCACCCTGGCTTGCGCCAGGGTGGGGGCCCCGGAAAGGGCCTCCGGTAGGCGTCATCTCGTTGGGGCTTAGAGAACGAAACAGGAGGAAAGGGTATCACCCGGTACGGAAGCCGCCTCGAGGTTTTCCTCCTACCCCTCATCGTTACCCTTCTCCTCTACCCCATCCTGGCCCTGGCCCCCAGGTTTCTGGGGAAACCACCTGCCATCTGGCCGTGGCTGGAGGCCACCTTGGTTTGGAGCTTTACCCTCCTGCAAGGCATCTTTCTCTACGCCGCTTGGGCCCAGGCCCAGGGGATACCCTTTCCTCTGGGAAGGGCTCTTTTTGTGGGGGTAGGCCTGGTCCTCCTGGCCCTAGGCCTCCTCCTCCCTCACCTTCCCCCTAATCCCGTGGCTGGGGTGCGCACCCCCTGGACCCTGGCGGACCTCGAGGTCTGGCGGAAAACCCAGCGGAGGGCAGGCCTTGTCCTTACCCTCCTGGGCTGCTTGGCCTGGGTAGTGGCCCTTCTTTGGGGTGAGGGACCCTGGCTTTGGGCCTGGCTGGTAGCCTTGGTCCTAGGGGGCCTTTACCTGGCCCTCTTTTCCTATCGGGCCCGGAAGAAGCCCCTCTAGAAAGCTTCCCGCCGCGGAAACCCACGGCGGGAAACCCACCCTTGGAGGTGGCACTCAGAGGGGCCTAAGGGTAAACCGCAGCACCTGGTTCCCAATGACCTGCACCGTCTCCACCAGGGTGCGGTACCCGGGGGCCACCAGGGTGAGCTCGTGCTGGCCAAAGGGCGCCTCGAGGCGCAGGTAGCCCCCCTTGGCCACCCCCACCTCCTCCCCATCCAGGAAGACCCGGGCCTCCACGTTCAGGTAAAGCTCCAACACCGCCCGCACCGGGACAAGCTCCACATAAAGCCTCACGGACTCCCCGGGGCGCACCTCCACCTGGGCCCGGTACTCCCCGTAGCCGGGGGCCAGGACCCGCACCTCATGGAAACCGGCCTCCAGGGTCATCCGTAGGGGCGCCCGGCCCATGAGGCGGCCGTCAATGTAGACCTCGGCCCCCTCAGGCCTGGCCTCCAGGTAAAGCTCCCCGGTGCGGATGGGCCTAAGGCTGGCGGAAACCCGGGTTTCCCGGCCCCGTTCCACCCGCACCGCGGCCCGGTAGGGCTCGTAGCCCGGGGCCCTAAGCTCCACCTGGTAGGTTCCCTCCTCCAGGACCAGGCGCAAGGGGGTGCGGCCCCGCAAGGCGCCGTTTATGTAGGCCTCGGCCCCCGTGGGGCTGGACTCCAGAAGGAGGGTGCCCGTGCGGGAAACGGGGTTCAGGCGCACGTCCAGCCGGGTGGTCTCCCCCCTTCGCACCTGGACCGTGGCCCGGTAGGGCTCATAGCCGGAAAGCCTAAGCTCCACCGCATACCGACCCTCGGGCAGGCTTAGGGAAAGGGGGGTGCGGCCCCTGAGGGCCCCCTCCACGTACACCTCGGCCCCCGAGGGACTGGAGGAGATAACCAGGGTTCCCTGCCGGGCTTCCGGCACCAGCTGGGCGAAGACCTGGACCCTCTCCCCGGGCCTGGGGTTCACCGTGACCCGGTAGGGCTGGTAGCCGGCAAGCCTGAGCTCCACCTCGTGCCGGCCGGGGTTCACCTGGAGGGTGAGGGGGGTGCGCCCGGAAAGCCGCCCATCCAGGTAGACCTCGGCGCCCGCGGGCCTGGAGTCCACCACCAGGGTAGCCGTGGCCGGGCTGGGCGGGGGGGCCGTCACCCGGCCCACATAGTAGCGGGCCAAGTCCGTGACCCAGTCCTTGGGGGGAAGGGGCTCAATCACGATGGAAAGCGCCCGAGCCAGGCCTTCTGCCCCCTGGACCCGCACCCGGTTGCCCTCCACGTCCAGGATCTCCCCCAAGGAGAGGGGCCTACGGCTCGCCACCGCCAGGATGCGGTCCTCCCCCTCCGGGCCGGTCACCGTGTAGCGGTAGCGGGCCCCTTCCGGGGGAAAGCGCCGGGTCTCCCCCGCCCTAAGGAAGTTATCCCGCTCAAAGGCGTTGGGCAGGATGGGGTCAATCTTGCCATCGGCGTTGATGTTGAAAAGGTAGACATAGGCATCCTGGTTCACGTTCACGTAGATGAAGATGGGCTCACCGATCTGATAAACGCCCGTGCCCCGCTTGCCTGGATCCTTGTCCACCCAGACCCTTACCTGAAGGTCGGTGGGCACCGGGTTCACGATGATGCCCTGGGGGCTTATCTGCTGGGCCAAGGCCGCCCCCAAACCCAAAATGGCCAAAAGCAGTTTCCGCATAGCCCTCACCTCCGCCCTCAGGCTAAAGCCTCCCTGTGAAAATCCTGAGGGAAAAAGGCCAAGGCCCCTTAAGACTCGGCGTAGGCCCCTAGGGTGCGGAAGCGGCGGTAACGGTCTTGGTAGAGCTCCTCCGGGGAAAGCCCCTTGAGCTCCTCGAGGGTCCTTAGGAGGGCTTCCTTGATGTTCTGGATGGCCCTAAAGGGATCCTTGTGGGCCCCGCCCTCGGGCTCGGGAACGATGGCGTCCACCACCTTCTGGGCCAGAAGGTCCGTGGGCGTGAGCTTCAGGGCCTCGGCGGCCTTGGGCGCCTCCTTGGCGTCCCGCCAGAGGATGGCGGCGCAGGACTCAGGACTAATCACCGAGTACCAGGCGTTTTCCATGATGAGGACCCGGTTGGCCACCCCGATGGCCAGGGCCCCCCCGCTTCCCCCCTCCCCCAGGATGAGGGCGATGGCGGGAACCCTCAGGCGGCTCATGCGCTGGATGCTCTGGGCGATCACCCAGGCCTGGCCCCGCTCCTCTGCGGAAACCCCCGGGTAGGCCCCCGGGGTGTCGATGAAGGAAATGAAGGGATAGCCAAAGCGGTCCGCCAGGTCCATGAGGCGCATGGCCTTGCGGTACCCCTCGGGATGGGGCATGCCGAAGTTGCGCTGGAGGTTCTCCTTGGTGTCCCGCCCTTTTTGGTGGCCCACCACCACCACCTTCTGCCCCTCCAGGTACGCCAGGCCCCCCACGATGGCGGGGTCGTCGGCAAAGGCCCGGTCCCCATGGAGTTCCAAAAAGTCCTGGAAGGCCCTCTCCAGGACGTCCAAGGTGGTGGGGCGGCCCGGGGCTCGGGCCAGCTGCACCCTCTGCCAGGCGGTGAGGTTGCCGTAGACCTCCTGCTTGAGCCGGGCCAGGCGCTCTTCCAGGAGGCGGATCTCCGCCTCGAGGTCCACCCCCGTGGTACGGGCCGTCTCCTTCAGCTCGGCGATGCGTTTTTCCAGCTCTAGGATGGGCTTTTCAAACTCCAGTGCCATAGGAAACCCCGGGGTGCAGGTGGCGGAGGACCTGGACCACTTCCGCCTTCAGCCTCCTGCGGTCCGTGACCCGGTCCACCATGCCGTGCTTCAGCAAAAACTCCGAACGCTGGAAGCCCTCGGGGAGCTCCTGCCGGATGGTCTGGCGGATAACCCTGGGCCCGGCAAAGCCGATCAAGGCCCCAGGCTCGGCGAAGATCACGTCGGCCAGGGCGGCGAAGCTGGCGGTAACCCCCCCGGTGGTGGGATCCGTGAGGATGGCAACATAGGGCAAGCGCTTTTCCCAAAGGCGGTCCAGGCTCATCACCGTCTTGGCCATCTGCATGAGGGAAAGGGCCGCCTCCTGCATCCTGGCTCCCCCCGAGGCCGCCACCATCACCAAGGCCCGGCCCTCCGCTGCCGCCCGTTCTGCCCCCCGGGCGATCTCCTCCCCCACCACGCTCCCCATGGAGCCGCCGGCAAAGGCGTAGTCCATGACCATGAGGACCGCAGGCACCCCGCCGATGGCGCAGGTGCCCCCCAGGATGGCATCGGGGCGGCCGGTTTCCTCTTGGTAAGCCTTAAGCCTTTCCCTGTAGGGCTTGGTGTCCACGAAGCCCAAGGGGTCCAAGGGCTTAAGCCGGGTGATCTCCTGGAAGGTGCCGGCATCCGCCAGCATCTCCACCCGCTCGGAAGCGGGCACCCGGTGGTGGTGGCCGCACTTGGGGCAGACGTACAGGTTCTCCTTAAACTCCTTCTTGTAGAGCTGGGCCCCACAGGCCTCGCACTTGGTCCAAAGCTCGGGGACGTCCCGGTTCTCCCCGCTGGGCCTTTTCCTTCGGAAAAGCCGCTCTAGGGCCACGCTTATGCCTCCTTGGGGGCCTCCAAGGCCTTGGTCTCCCCCGCCAGGCTCTGGCCGATGAAGACCGCCCCCGCTTCCACATCCAAGGCCTGGGCCCGAATCGTGCCGGTGAAACGGGCCGTCTTGGAAAGGCTGACCTTGGTGGCCACCAAGTCGGCCTTGACCTCCCCGTGGATCTGGACGCTCCCTGCCTCCACCTTCTCCCCCTCTACCCGGCCCGTGCGGCCCACCTCCAGCTCCCCTTCCACGTAGACCGAGCCCTTGACCAGGCCGTCGATGCGCACCTGGCCCTTGGCCTTCAGGTCCCCCAGGACCTCGGTGTCGGGCCCCAGGTAGGTGAGGGCCCCCGTCTGCCTTCTCCCCAGCATCCGCCCCATTTTAACGGGAGGCCCAAAGGGGGTCTAGGTAGGGCCTGGGGTCCAGGGGAGCGCCGTAGCGGTAGATGCCGTAGTGGAGGTGGGGGCCGGTGGAGCGGCCCGTGGAGCCCACGTACCCCAGGACCTGCCCCTTTTCCACCCTCTCTCCGGGGCGCACCGCCAGGCGGGAAAGGTGGCCGTAGAGGCTCTGGTACCCTTCCGCATGGTCCAGGAGGACAGCAAGGCCATAGGCCCCCATCCAGCCGGTTTCGGCCACCACCCCGCTTCCCGTGGCGTAGACGGGAGCGCCATAGGGAGCGGCGAAGTCCAGGCCATCGTGGAACTCGTACCCCGGGCCGAAGGGGTTTTTGCGCATGCCGAAGGGGGAGGTGACCCCCTCGTACCCCCGTAGGGGCAGGCCCCGGGGGAGGCTTCGCTCCACCTCCAGGGTCCTTTCCAAGGCCGGCACCACCTCCTTAAGCTGGTTCTTAAGGTCCAGGACCTCGGCGCGCACCTCCGCCCAGCCCGCCAGGGACTCCTCGGCCACGGCCCCACCCCCCTGGCCCCCCTCCTGGTAGCGCACGGGAAGGGCGTTCAAGGGGGAAAGCCCCGCCCGGCGGCGGAGCTCCTCTATGGCCTTCTTGATCTCCGCAAGCTCCCTTTTGGTGCGCTTGGCCTCCTCCGAGAGGGCCCCGTTTTTGGTCCGCTCCGCCTCGAGGGCCAAGGAAAGCCTCCGGGCCTCCTGGGAAAGGGCCTGGAGGCGGACCTCCAGGGTTCGGGCCTCCCGGCCCTTGTGCCAAAGGTAGAGGTTGGCCCCGGTCCAAAGGGTTAGGAGGGCCAGGAAGAGGGCCACGGCCCACCCCGGCAGGACCACCGCCCGGCTTCCCCCGCCGCTTCGGGCCAGGAAAAGGGTATAGCGCACGGGCCTTTTCCAGCGTCGCTTCATCCGCCAAGAGTATACCCTACCCCCCCGCCCCTAAGGGCAAGGCCACGGGCTGAGGCCAAGGTGTTTGCCCTTAGGGCAAAGCATCTTGCTTACGCAAATGTGTTTGCCCTTAGGGCAAAGCATCCAGGACCAGGGGCAGGGGGTTGGCCTCCAGGCCCAAGCGGAAGGCCTCCCTTAGATGGGCCAGGGCCTCCTCCAGGCCCTTCCTGCGGTGGTAGACCAGGGCCAGGGCCTCCCCCTTTTCCACCCTGTCCCCGGGCTTTTTCAGCAGGTGGACCCCTACCCCGGGGTCGATGGCCTCGCCCTTCCTCCTTCGTCCACCCCCCAGGGCCAAGACCGCCAGGCCCACCCGGTAGGCGTCCACCTCCTGCACCACCCCTTCCCCTTCCGCCAAAAGGGGCAACTCCTCCCCCAGGGGAAGCAGGGAGAAGTCCTCCACCACCCTGGCATCCCCCCCTTGGGCCTCGAGGAAGGCCCGGAACTTCTCCAGGGCCTCCCCGCTTTCCCAGGCCTCATGGGCCAGGCCCGGATCCAGCCCCTCAAGCCTTAAGGCCTCCTGCGAAAGGCGCAAGGCCACCTCCAGAAGGTCTTCTGGCCCCTTCCCCTTTAGAGTTTCGATGGCCTCCCGTACCTCTATGGCGTTTCCCACCGCCCGGCCCAAGGGGGCCTCCATGCGGGTGAGGAGGGCCCTCACCTTTCGGCCCGCCCCCTGGCCGATCTCCACCATGGTCCTGGCGAGGAGCCTGGCCTCCTCCAGGGTCTTCATGAAGGCCCCCTTGCCCACCTTCACGTCCAGCACGATACTCCTGGCCCCGGCCGCCAGCTTCTTGCTCATGATGGAGCTGGCGATCAAGGGGATGCTCTCCACGGTGGCGGTCACGTCCCTTAGGGCGTAAAGCTTTCCGTCCAAGGGGGCCAGGTCCGGGCTTTGGGCGGCGATGACCAGGCCAATGCGCCCGGCCCTATCCAGAAACTCCTCCTCCGTCATCTCCCCCCGCCAGCCCGGCACCGATTCCAGCTTGTCGATGGTCCCCCCCGTGTGGGCCAGGCCCCGGCCCGACATCTTGGCGAAGGTGCACCCGCTGGCCGCCAGGATGGGCCCCACCACCAGGCTCACCTTGTCCCCCACCCCCCCGGAGGAGTGTTTGTCCACGGGGTGGGGCAGGTGGGAAAGGTCCAAAACCTTTCCGGAATAGGCCATGGTTTCCGTAAGCCAAAGGGTTTCCTCCCGGTCTAAGCCCCTCAAGAAGGCCGCCATGAGCCAGGCGGAGACCTGGTAGTC includes:
- a CDS encoding acetyl-CoA carboxylase carboxyltransferase subunit alpha, whose amino-acid sequence is MALEFEKPILELEKRIAELKETARTTGVDLEAEIRLLEERLARLKQEVYGNLTAWQRVQLARAPGRPTTLDVLERAFQDFLELHGDRAFADDPAIVGGLAYLEGQKVVVVGHQKGRDTKENLQRNFGMPHPEGYRKAMRLMDLADRFGYPFISFIDTPGAYPGVSAEERGQAWVIAQSIQRMSRLRVPAIALILGEGGSGGALAIGVANRVLIMENAWYSVISPESCAAILWRDAKEAPKAAEALKLTPTDLLAQKVVDAIVPEPEGGAHKDPFRAIQNIKEALLRTLEELKGLSPEELYQDRYRRFRTLGAYAES
- a CDS encoding NTP transferase domain-containing protein — its product is MEAIVLGGGEEAWASKYGVRSKALVPYRGRPMAEWVLAALKEAGLSAIYVGENPGLTPSPRLTLPDGGSLLGNLEAALEHVEGRVLVATADIPHLSPEAVRYVLEKAPEAALVYPIVPKEAVEARFPHTRRTYARLKEGVFTGGNLLLLQKELFFQALPLAQKVVALRKKPWALARLIGLDILLKLLLGRLTLPELEERARRILGVEARALITPYPEVGVDVDREEDLVS
- the accD gene encoding acetyl-CoA carboxylase, carboxyltransferase subunit beta, which codes for MALERLFRRKRPSGENRDVPELWTKCEACGAQLYKKEFKENLYVCPKCGHHHRVPASERVEMLADAGTFQEITRLKPLDPLGFVDTKPYRERLKAYQEETGRPDAILGGTCAIGGVPAVLMVMDYAFAGGSMGSVVGEEIARGAERAAAEGRALVMVAASGGARMQEAALSLMQMAKTVMSLDRLWEKRLPYVAILTDPTTGGVTASFAALADVIFAEPGALIGFAGPRVIRQTIRQELPEGFQRSEFLLKHGMVDRVTDRRRLKAEVVQVLRHLHPGVSYGTGV
- a CDS encoding thymidine phosphorylase translates to MNPVAFIREKREGLKHRREDLEAFLLGYLREEVADYQVSAWLMAAFLRGLDREETLWLTETMAYSGKVLDLSHLPHPVDKHSSGGVGDKVSLVVGPILAASGCTFAKMSGRGLAHTGGTIDKLESVPGWRGEMTEEEFLDRAGRIGLVIAAQSPDLAPLDGKLYALRDVTATVESIPLIASSIMSKKLAAGARSIVLDVKVGKGAFMKTLEEARLLARTMVEIGQGAGRKVRALLTRMEAPLGRAVGNAIEVREAIETLKGKGPEDLLEVALRLSQEALRLEGLDPGLAHEAWESGEALEKFRAFLEAQGGDARVVEDFSLLPLGEELPLLAEGEGVVQEVDAYRVGLAVLALGGGRRRKGEAIDPGVGVHLLKKPGDRVEKGEALALVYHRRKGLEEALAHLREAFRLGLEANPLPLVLDALP
- a CDS encoding PEGA domain-containing protein — translated: MRKLLLAILGLGAALAQQISPQGIIVNPVPTDLQVRVWVDKDPGKRGTGVYQIGEPIFIYVNVNQDAYVYLFNINADGKIDPILPNAFERDNFLRAGETRRFPPEGARYRYTVTGPEGEDRILAVASRRPLSLGEILDVEGNRVRVQGAEGLARALSIVIEPLPPKDWVTDLARYYVGRVTAPPPSPATATLVVDSRPAGAEVYLDGRLSGRTPLTLQVNPGRHEVELRLAGYQPYRVTVNPRPGERVQVFAQLVPEARQGTLVISSSPSGAEVYVEGALRGRTPLSLSLPEGRYAVELRLSGYEPYRATVQVRRGETTRLDVRLNPVSRTGTLLLESSPTGAEAYINGALRGRTPLRLVLEEGTYQVELRAPGYEPYRAAVRVERGRETRVSASLRPIRTGELYLEARPEGAEVYIDGRLMGRAPLRMTLEAGFHEVRVLAPGYGEYRAQVEVRPGESVRLYVELVPVRAVLELYLNVEARVFLDGEEVGVAKGGYLRLEAPFGQHELTLVAPGYRTLVETVQVIGNQVLRFTLRPL
- a CDS encoding M23 family metallopeptidase; the encoded protein is MKRRWKRPVRYTLFLARSGGGSRAVVLPGWAVALFLALLTLWTGANLYLWHKGREARTLEVRLQALSQEARRLSLALEAERTKNGALSEEAKRTKRELAEIKKAIEELRRRAGLSPLNALPVRYQEGGQGGGAVAEESLAGWAEVRAEVLDLKNQLKEVVPALERTLEVERSLPRGLPLRGYEGVTSPFGMRKNPFGPGYEFHDGLDFAAPYGAPVYATGSGVVAETGWMGAYGLAVLLDHAEGYQSLYGHLSRLAVRPGERVEKGQVLGYVGSTGRSTGPHLHYGIYRYGAPLDPRPYLDPLWASR
- a CDS encoding GNAT family N-acetyltransferase, coding for MGRMRTLNLSLRPLLPADAPLLHQLFLRSPGYFALIGMEPPALEDVVRDLATLEKDDRRRAFLLFLEEEVVGYLDYKLHYPEPEDATLSLLLIREDRQGQGLGRRTLEHLLNHLTGAERLYAVVYGNNARAKDFFRAQGFRHVKDGGPTLSWYVREL
- a CDS encoding cold-shock protein: MQKGRVKWFNAEKGYGFIEREGDTDVFVHFSAINAKGFRTLNEGDIVTFDVEPGKNGKGPQAVNVTVVEPARR
- a CDS encoding bactofilin family protein, with the protein product MLGRRQTGALTYLGPDTEVLGDLKAKGQVRIDGLVKGSVYVEGELEVGRTGRVEGEKVEAGSVQIHGEVKADLVATKVSLSKTARFTGTIRAQALDVEAGAVFIGQSLAGETKALEAPKEA
- a CDS encoding SdpI family protein, coding for MVWSFTLLQGIFLYAAWAQAQGIPFPLGRALFVGVGLVLLALGLLLPHLPPNPVAGVRTPWTLADLEVWRKTQRRAGLVLTLLGCLAWVVALLWGEGPWLWAWLVALVLGGLYLALFSYRARKKPL
- a CDS encoding ferredoxin, which codes for MPHVICEPCIGVKDQSCVEVCPVECIYDGGDQFYIHPEECIDCGACVPACPVNAIFPEEDVPEQWKSYIEKNRKLAGLG
- a CDS encoding DUF1648 domain-containing protein, translated to MVRWLAPLGLFLLWALTLYAYPHRPSTIPAHWNAQGEVIPPHPGLRQGGGPGKGLR
- a CDS encoding DnaJ C-terminal domain-containing protein; protein product: MKDYYAILGVSREATQEEIKKAYRRLALQYHPDRNPGDKEAEERFKEINEAYAVLSDPEKRAQYDRGLLGTPEFRTEDLLDLFAQVFGFRTGRTAPRGEDLEAQVEVDLEDLIKGKEVEVAYARLIPCEACGGQGGRRVVCPTCGGKGVLESYRQGLFGAFVTRSTCPHCKGQGHLLAETCPTCRGRGRVAREERVRVRIPPGMDETHLLRVPGYGNLAPGGLGDLYVRLKIRPHPHLEREGADLIYRLKIGLAQAALGARVEIPGLSGPIPLEIPPGTGHGEVFELPGEGLPYPGEPRRGALRVVVELSVPRHLSPRAKELLRAYAKEVGEEVAPEGFFERLRGFFRK